In Shewanella psychrotolerans, the genomic stretch CCAACACCCTGGTTGCCCATGGCTGCATGATATTGCGTGTTAATTCGAGCCAGAAGGTCTGGCAGCTGAGCATTAGCGCCCAGACTGCGACCGTCACGGATCCAGTTAGTCAGATCGCCTGCAACTAATTTGGAAAAACGTCGCTCTTTTAATGCTTGTGCCATCCAGCTACAAATAAAGTGGCTCTCAGCCGCGGCGGTTTTTATGGCATTAGGCGTGTCGGCTCTTTGGGCTAAAGCGGCGAGTCCAGCTTGGGCTAATTCAACAATGGCTTGGTTATAGGTTTGCTCTGTCATGGTTTCTCCGAGCAGAAAAAGTGGCGATTTGCTCGGAGAGTATACCCTATATCCTTGTTATCCCTCTATGATTGCATTCCTTTATAACTGCATGCCTCTATTACTGCGTGACTAAACTCGCAGCGGTTAAGATGAGTTTTGGATCGGCGCGAACCTTGTAATTGGGGTTGACGTATTGAAAGTGGACTAAGCCATTTTTATCTATGATATAGATGGCGGGAACAGGTAATCGAAAGCGTTCGTCGCCGTCCCTATTTTTTATCGTTAATTTTTTACATGCTGCTTACTTTGGTCAGTTTGAGTTGTTTTTGCACTGGTCAAATAAACCACGCTTTATCGATGTGCACAAAAAAGGCACAGTTAAGTGCCTTATTTGATTATAAAAACTGTACGTCGATTATTTGGGCTTCTTTATTTTAGCGTTAGCAGAGTTCTTCAGCTTCACTCGGCGAGTCCCTAAATTCTTTTCGGCGACAACTTGGGCACCGACGTTGTCGGTTCGCTGTTGTCTCTTGGCGAAACTGCGACGTTTCTGTAGATGTTTGATCAGTAGCTCTCGACTACCAACCTCGTAGCCTGGGATCGTAATACGGCGGATCTTATTACCGATCAATTTTTCGATGTCGTGTAAGGTGCGCTCTTCTTCACGACTGACCAAAGAGATGGCGACGCCGCTGCGACCTGCACGGCCTGTACGGCCAATACGGTGGACATAATCTTCTGCAAGGAAGGGCAGATCGTAGTTAACGACATATTCTAGCGCTGGAATATCTAAGCCGCGAGCAGCCACTTCGGTGGCAACCAAAGCGCGTACTTTACCCTCTTTAAATTCACGCAGCGCACGGCGACGATTTCCTTGGGCTTTTTCGCCGTGTACTACGGCTGAAGGGATACCATCGAGGTTTAGCTCTTTAACTAAGGTATCGGCAGCTTCTCGAGTGGCGGTAAATACCAGTACCTGTTGCCAGTTCTTAGTACCAATCAACTCTGATAGTAACTCACGTTTGCGGCGTTGCTCTACTGGGTAGACCACTTGACTTACTGTCACAGCGGTGGTGTTTTGCTTATCGACACTAATGAGTTTTGGTTTAACTAACATCTCGTTTGCGAGCTGTTTTACCGCATTTGAGAAGGTCGCAGAAAATAGCAGGTTTTGACGTTTGCTATTAACCGCTTGCAGAATTTTTTGAATGTCACTGATAAAGCCCATATCCAGCATACGGTCGGCTTCATCGAGTACTAAGAAATCGACATGAGATAAGCTTAGGTTACAAGCCTGAATATGTTCCAGTAGACGGCCTGGTGTAGCGACGATAATATCGGCACCTTTCTTTAACTTCTGTGCCTGAGAATCCATTTTGACGCCGCCGTAGATGGTCAACACAGATATGGGCAGATAGCGGCTGTACTCTTTGATATTATCAGCGACTTGCGCGGCCAGCTCTCGAGTTGGCGCTAAAATTAGCGCGCGGGTATTTGAACGTTGAGTCTCGCTTGGGTTGTCGACCATTTTTTGCAATATAGGCAGGGCAAATGCGGCGGTTTTACCCGTCCCTGTTTGTGCACTGGCTAGCACATCTTGGCCGCGACGAATGGCTGGAATGGCTTGCTGCTGAATAGGCGTCATTTTTTGATAGCCACAATCGGAGATAGCGCGCACAATCTCTGGAGCAAAACTAAAAGATTCAAATCTCATTGGGGTATCCTGTTTTTACCTATTCAACATAACGACAATATAACACTCTAGTTCGGGCTGCTTAATCCGTGGAGAAACAATTCTTCGATTAATGACCGACGCCAAATGGCGGCCGCGGAGTATAGCAAAATTTTTGGTTAAAACCTGCACTTTTATTGTATTGGCTTAATCGAAGTTGATAAAGCCAGAGCTTTAGATCTCATGATGACAGCTTTGGATTGGCGCTTTTGTTCTGCTGAAATAAAAACGGCACCTAGATTAGGTGCCGTTTTTCGATATTAGCTTATTGAGATCTTCGAATCACTTGAACTTTGTTTAAATCGCTTCGGTGACGCGTAATAGCCAAGCGAGTTCTTCACCTTGCATTAATGGCGACAAGGTATCGCGAACACGTTGATGATAAGCGTTGAACCAAGCAAGTTCATGATCATTTAGCAATTGAGTGTCGATAAGGCGTGAATCTATTGGGATGAGTGTCAGGGCATGAAACTCATAGGTTTCCCGTTCAGCACCTTCCAAGGCGGCACATGGGCGCACCTCAACTAAGTTTTCAATCCTAATACCAAAGGCATCGGTGCGGTAATAGCCCGGTTCGTTCGATAACACCATGCCCGGAAGCAACGGGACGGCGTTGCTGTTTTTTCCGATTCGTTGAGGCCCTTCATGGACACTTAAAAAGTGGCCAACGCCATGGCCTGTGCCATGATCATAATCGAATCCATGTTGCCATAAATATTGGCGAGCAAAACCATCGAGTTGCTGGCCAGTGGTGCCTTTAGGGAAGCGAGCCTGATCTAAAGCGATATGACCTTTTAATACTAAAGTGACCATTTTGCGCTGCTCGTCAGTAACCTTGCCGATGGCGATGGTGCGAGTAACATCTGTTGTGCCATCTAAATATTGCGCGCCAGAGTCGACCAAATAGATGCTGTCCATCTGCATCATGGCGGGGGTGCCGTTATTGTGATTGTAGTGACACATTGCAGCATTGGCACCAGCCGCTGAGATGGTATCAAAGCTGGGTTCACGATATAAACTGTCTTGCAGGCGGAAACTTTCCAGTTTGTCGGCCAGTACGCCTTCGTCATAGAGTTTACCTGCGGCGACTTGTTGATCTAACCAAGCGAGGAAGCGGCTAACGGCTACCCCATCTCGGATATGGCAGGCGGTCATACCCGCAAGTTCGGCACTATTTTTTTGTGCTTTTGGTAAGGCGACGGGGTCAGCACCTTCAATTAGCTCTGCGCCATGTTGTTTTGCGGTCAATTGCATCCACGCATTGGCGCCGTTGGGATCAATTAATAGTTTAACCCCTGAAAGGGTACTCAATGTCGCTTCAAGTTCGCTTTCGCTTTTAAAGGTTACGCCCGAGCCAACATGTTGCTCGATACCTTGAGGGAGTTTATTGAGATCGGTAAACAACACCATGTCACCATTGGAATAAAGCAGTGATGCGCCGAGGACAACGGGCAGCCTTGGGACATCATTGCCGCGAATATTGAGCAGCCAACAAAATGAATCTAAT encodes the following:
- a CDS encoding DEAD/DEAH box helicase, coding for MRFESFSFAPEIVRAISDCGYQKMTPIQQQAIPAIRRGQDVLASAQTGTGKTAAFALPILQKMVDNPSETQRSNTRALILAPTRELAAQVADNIKEYSRYLPISVLTIYGGVKMDSQAQKLKKGADIIVATPGRLLEHIQACNLSLSHVDFLVLDEADRMLDMGFISDIQKILQAVNSKRQNLLFSATFSNAVKQLANEMLVKPKLISVDKQNTTAVTVSQVVYPVEQRRKRELLSELIGTKNWQQVLVFTATREAADTLVKELNLDGIPSAVVHGEKAQGNRRRALREFKEGKVRALVATEVAARGLDIPALEYVVNYDLPFLAEDYVHRIGRTGRAGRSGVAISLVSREEERTLHDIEKLIGNKIRRITIPGYEVGSRELLIKHLQKRRSFAKRQQRTDNVGAQVVAEKNLGTRRVKLKNSANAKIKKPK
- a CDS encoding aminopeptidase P family protein; its protein translation is MTTATAQRLNLVRNQLHSAQLDAFILPRADEYLGEYVPERNERLQWLTNFTGSAGMAIVLKESAAIFIDGRYTVQVKQQVDASLYQYLSLTDTPQISWLVSQLSAGAKVGIDARLHSLNWYRAAKTELERAGIELVSMASNPVDLHWQQRPEASTAAIILFDEESAGRSSFDKRSQIGTAIKQAGADCALITALDSFCWLLNIRGNDVPRLPVVLGASLLYSNGDMVLFTDLNKLPQGIEQHVGSGVTFKSESELEATLSTLSGVKLLIDPNGANAWMQLTAKQHGAELIEGADPVALPKAQKNSAELAGMTACHIRDGVAVSRFLAWLDQQVAAGKLYDEGVLADKLESFRLQDSLYREPSFDTISAAGANAAMCHYNHNNGTPAMMQMDSIYLVDSGAQYLDGTTDVTRTIAIGKVTDEQRKMVTLVLKGHIALDQARFPKGTTGQQLDGFARQYLWQHGFDYDHGTGHGVGHFLSVHEGPQRIGKNSNAVPLLPGMVLSNEPGYYRTDAFGIRIENLVEVRPCAALEGAERETYEFHALTLIPIDSRLIDTQLLNDHELAWFNAYHQRVRDTLSPLMQGEELAWLLRVTEAI